Genomic segment of Saccharomycodes ludwigii strain NBRC 1722 chromosome VI, whole genome shotgun sequence:
AATTATCTACGATTTTAAGCGAGGTAATGTTATTGGCCAGTTTAAACCACCAATATGTTGTGCGTTATTATGCTGCATGGTTGGAAGAAACAGCACCAATTGCGTATAATGAAACTGTTTTTGACAGTAGCAGTGAGGAAAATAGTGATGATGCTGATAGTTTCAGTAATACAGACGCAAATGGTCGAAGTGAAACCACTGATTCATATCTAAAATTAAGAACAGGATTTCCTTCAGCAACTAATAGTAATTGGGATTTTATATCGAATTCGTTCCAGAATaccagtaataatatcagtACCAACACAAGTAAGAACAcaaatgatgatgatgatgatgatgatgatgatgttaataataataatacactaagtaataatgatagtTTTCctgaaattgtttttgaaaattcaactgatgaagaagataaCGGGGAAGATGAAGAATATGacagtaataatgatataCTCAGTACAAGTGATTCCGAATCTGAAGATCAGGATATTGCTTTAGAATTGGATTTTGGTGAcatgaaaaagaaacataTGAAGTCGACTATATCCAATTATGAAAAAAGCACACTATATATTCAAATGGAGTATTGTGAAAATAGAACATTATATGATTTAATCCACGCAGAAAATTTAAGTCGACAAAAGGATGAATATTGGAGACTATTCAGGCAAATGCTGGAAGCATTAAGCTATATCCATTCACAAGGTATTATTCATCGTGATTTGAAACCCATGAACATCTTCATTGATGAatctttaaatattaaaataggGGATTTTGGTTTGGCCACAAATATTCATAAACCTGTTGAACTCTTAAAGCTAGACTCCATTGCAAGTGCTAATGGAACTACTTCTACTTCAACAGCTAACACTAACATTACTGGGGATTTAACATCTGCGATTGGAACTGCACTCTATGTTGCGAGTGAAGTTTTGACAGGGCATGGTCAATACAATGAGAAGATCGATATGTATTCGTTGggcattattttttttgaaatgaTTTATCCGTTTAGTACTGGTATGGAAAGAGTTAACGTAATCAGAAGATTAAGATCGCCCTCTATTGATTTCCCTAGTGATTTTGATCAGCACAAGTTTAAAacagaaaagaaaattattaaaagtttattgAACCATGACCCTAATAAAAGACCCAGTGCTAAGGAGTTATTGAAAAGCGGCTGGTTGCCTGTCAAACACCAGGACGAAATTGTTAAAGAGGCCTTGAAAAATTTAGGTGATCCATCGTCCCCCTGGCAGCAACAAGTTAGAGAAGGTTTATTCAATCAAACATACAGTTTAACCACAGATATTTTGTTCGATGATACTACTAATACAGCCCAGAGCAAAACAACTCCAAATTTTAATGCCATATTGAATTCCCAAATGAAGAAATTTGTAGAGAACATTTTCCAACTGCATGGTGGTGTGGAGACTAGTGCTCCACCGATTATTTTTCCTAAGAATCCAATATATTCAAACCAGAATGTTTATGAATTATTGGATAGAGGGGGCGCCGTTTTGCAGTTGCAATATGACTTAACTTATCCGATGGCAAGATACTTATCAAAGAATGCTTCATCATtgtcttcttcttcttcttctgttTCTAATTCTGTTTCTAAACAATACAGAATCCAGCATGTTTACAGACCGCCACTTCATGAATTAGCCAGTCTCGAGCCAAGAAAATTTAGAGAAGTTgattttgatattatttcGACGAATGCTTCCGAGTCACCATTCCATGATGCTGAAAGCATGAAGATTATAGATGAAATAATAGCCAAGCTACCAGTATTCAAGAAAACAAACACgtattttgtaataaatcACGCTGAAATTTTAGAGAatgtatttaatttttgttcaaTTGACAGAGCCCAACGCACACTTGTTTCCCATTTGTTATCGCAAGTGGGGTTTACCAAAACATTTAAGGAGGCTTCCCAGGAATTAAAATTGCAACTAAACTTGACATCTACCTCTTTGAATGATTTGGAATTATTTGACTTTAAATCTGATTTTGAAAGCACTAAGAAAAAGCTAGCTAAGCTTATGTCTGAAAGCCCATATTGGGGTAAAATGGAGGAATCTTTAAATCATTTGTcgaaaattttaaattttttaaaacaatttgGTGTTAATAGACATATTGTTATTTCGCCCTTGAGCAATTATAATTTTgcattttataaaaatgggGTTATGTTCCAAGCAGTTTATGATGACGGTAGATTGAAACAGTTAATTGCAACTGGTGGTAGATATGATAGTTTGATTTCCCTAATTACAAGACCTTCAGGTggtaaaacaaaaaatattaaaaggtCTGTCGGCTTTAATTTAGCTTGGGAAACGATGTTTTATGTTGTATCAAATTACTTCAAACTAGCTAGCGGgagaaaaatcaaaaaaagaagtaaatttttaaaagaaaccGAGCTAGATTGGAAACCAAAAAGATGCGATGTTATCGTAGCTAGTTTTACCAACGCAATGTTAAACACGTTTGGTGTAGTTATATTAAATGAACTTTGGAAAGCTGGGATAAGCGCTGACATAATACGCGATTGTTTTAACGTTGATGATGTTGTAACAACGGCTCAAAAGGATGGGGTTGAATGGATAGTTTTAATTAAGCAGCAACAGCTGAACTCTTATATGGGTACTCCACATAGCGGccataataaaagatattataAGCCTTTGAGAATTAAGAAACTAGGTAATAATCCCATTGATGTGGATCTAGATCTTGATGAATTCATTATATTGTTTAAAAGGGAagaattaagaaaaaataaatatctcAATGAAATTCTATTTTCAGGCAATATATTGGGAGAAGATGGGTTATGGAATTGGGGTCCAGCCTCTTCATCTAGTGTCGcttcaaataatttatttaatgcATCTTTTGGTAGTGCTGCTGCTAGGATGAAAAACATGGGGTTTGAATCGACCAAAAGGATAATGGACACTGGTGCTCCAATATCCAATTCATCGCTTAATTATAACAATGGTAATGTTATGATAAATAGATATCAAATGCATAATAGCAAGAACAATGCTgattatgatgatgatgattatgatgctaatggtaatagtaataataatggtaattcAATAGTTAGTAATAGTTTTACTAAGAATCTAGATGGAAATATTATACTTGGTAGtgaaaatactaataatacagTTGATAATATGAACAATAGCTTTTTATTAAgcaatataaataacaatagtacAAGTAACACGAACAATTTgcatgaaaatattttggatcTAGATACCTTGGCTTCTCATTCTGTTAGTAATAACGTTGATAatattggtaataataatggtatgGTTAATGTTGATGGTGCTAAGaatggcaataataataataataataataataataaatcgtTAGTTCATGATTTCAATAGACAAAAAGTGGTTTATATACCAAACATGGCTACCAgatcaaagaaaaacagtaggaaagaaaaatggaaGTATGAAGAAAGTGCAAGAGAAGCATCCAAACAAATTGTACAAAGTTTAGCTTCTGCTCCAATTTTTGAAGTTGATGCCTTGAGAGAAGAGACATTAGAAATTATCTCAATAACATCATTGCAACAAAAGGATGAATGGTTACGTAAGGTTTTCGGGTCAGGTGCCAATTCCGCACCTAGAAGTTTTGCCACtagtatttataataatttatcaaaagaGGCGGCTAAGGGAACTAGGTGGGCCATATTGCACTCTAATAAAACGGGCAAATCATGTGTTGTTGATTTACAAAGATGaccatatatatatatatatatatatatatatatgtttttgttttatttcttaacttttttaaattatagaAAAACGGTAATGAAAACCTtcaatgtatatatattaaaaaaaagtttttaatagGATCAATATTAATGCTGTTATTTGTGTATTTTCCATAGGTGTATGTGATGTTATGATAAATGATTAAGgatattatatattgaaaTAAGGAAATTAAAGATGGAGTATTCTTGATGGTAAAGATAAGCCtatatttgataaaattattggcaatattatataatgtGGGAATAGTTGTCAAGTTTCCCAGCTTTATTTTATAGATCTCATGGACATAGCTTTGTACACAAATCATAATAAAGGCATTTGTCATAAAGTACGGGGAAGCCATGAAGAACTaaaagtttcttttttctaaattaaaaaaaaaaagaataaaaaaaaaaaaaaaaaaaaaaaaaatatggtaacacaaaaaaataacaaacaaattaataGTTATCTtttagttaatttttttttataatcattttcatattttgttGCAAAACAATACCAAAGATCAAGATATATTACTCGCAACTGCTTTACTAAATTATGGATGATTTCATGAATTTAAGTCTTGATACCGATCCTAGAGAGTATTTTAAGGAATGTGATAGGATTAATACACAATTATCTGGTTTTACACTTCCTAAAGAAACAGACGAAAGATATGGGGAATTACAGGATAATGCGATGATTGACAGTGactgttattataattatagcACAAGAACGATCTCTCAACttgaatataaaattgaCTATTGTAATAGAAACAGTAtgaataacaacaaaaaatacgAAACTTTTGGCATGCAtatgattaaaaaatatttgtttaataagaaaaattcaAAGAAGGGAGCATTAATATTTGGTATTAATCTGgaacaagaaaataaaggagtttctactactaataataataataataatattattattaataataatattaataatgagGCTAATGAATTACCTGGATTATGcttaaaagaagaagaagaagaagaagaagaaaagaaagatgGACAAGAGCATCAACTCCAAAAAGAAGATGTTACAATCCCAAAACCTAAACCTAgcaataaatatttacaatGCGACGGAGGAAAGACTGATGAAGACctagaattattaaaattagacGACAAGGAAGAAATCTGTGGCGACACTTATgagggaaaaaatatatcacaTGAAAGTACTAAATCTACGAAGGAGGTAGGtaactttttaaaagcATTGGTATCACCAACAACATTGGGAGTTGCAACGGCaagaaaacaattaatAGAAGAAGGAAGCGATGTGAATTTAGAGGCAAGGcagaaagaagaagaaatgaAGAGGGAACCCTCCAAAAAATTGGATTTTAATGTTGCAATTAAGAATTACAATGAAAACAATGAtcaaaatgataataatatttgtggTGTTAAAAGTATTTCTAATTGCTTCGCTGAACAACAAGATTCGAAAAAAGCGTGTAATTTTTCTGTTAAcaatcattattataatttcttttgtaaTGGACCCATGCCTTATACACAAAATTTTCCATTCTATTCTCAATTGATACCAGTTTCCAATAATGATCCTggcagtaataataataataataataatgggaATAGTAATGATGCTCCAACATCCGGTAGTGAGTACCATGATAATAGTTATAACTATAATTCCCATTTGCCACAACCTTGGTCATATAAATCACATCCACAGCATAAATTcatgtatatttttacttcatatttacaatttggcttaaatatattaacatATATGTCAGTAATATCCATATTATTAACTGTCTTTAAATCGATTAAGTCGGacataaataatacatGGAACcaagaaattttaaaatttaattatgaGTCAATGAAATGTGAATTGCAATACATAAGAAATAAATGTCAAGATAATACCGCGCCTGCATTACAAAACCTATGTTATGATTGGTATGAGTGTATGAAGCGcgacaataatattatgtTTAAAGAAAGAACACAGCATATAGCTGCATTATTTGGGAAAATATTTAACGCCATTATTGGTGAATTAGAGTGGAAAAGTGTTTTAATAGTTATAGCCTTATTATACTTTTGGATATTTGGGACCAATTTTTTCCTAGGGTTTATAAGAGCCAAGAGTTATTATGACAACGGGAAAGGGAGAGATGATGTTTTCTATGAAAATTCCACCAATACTAAGCCCAACAACGATAAGAACGAAAATGGtgatatcaaaaataactcTACGACTAAATTATTGAAGAACTgattgaatatttttttttttttttttgccttttccttttttttttttttggaaataattTCCTAATCTATCAAaattttgtgtttttttttttttattttatttttattttgatttttctttccgttaatggaaataaaattgcATTGTAagcaatgaaaaaaaagcgaTGTTTTAATCAAAGATGGAATTGGGTTCCCGAtgaaattataataaaaataaaaataaaaataaaataaatttaagggtatataaatatatatcatttaaagttttattatccactttttttttctttttttattattatttttttttctttgtttatttttccctTCACTTCATCCTTATTAAagcaaaaaggaaaagaagaaaataataataataagataGCAACAATttgcaaaaataataatcatgTTAAAAACAATCACGAATAGAATAACTGTTAAATCACCATTAGTAACTTTGAGCATCAAAAACGCCACACGTGGTTTGGCTCAGTTTACTCCACCATCACATATAACGAACCAAACTGCTAAGGCCTTTCATccaattgataataaattggaTTGGGATAGATTGAAACAATCACTTGATAAATTCAACAATTCCACAATGGATATTCCATTGGTTATCAATggtgaaaaaatttacaagGATAGTAACATATCCATACAAACCAATCCAGCCAAACACGAACATAAATTAGCCACTGTTGCTCGAGCCAATGAGCAAGATATTTCTAATGCTATTAAAGCATCGTTAAAcgctaaaaaaatttggtttGAAAAATTCTCTCAAGAAGACCGTTGTGCTGTTTTTTTGAAGGCGGCAGATCTAATTACCAACAAGTATAGGTATGATATGTTGGCAACCACTATGTTGGGACAGGGTAAGAACGTGTTCCAGGGGGAAATTGATTGTATTGGTGAGCTAGCTGATTTTTATAGGTTTAATGTTAAATATAGTTATGAATTGTACAATCAACAACCATGTGAGTCTGCTAATGGTGTTTGGAACCGTGCTGAGTATAGACCATTGGAAGGGTTTGTTTATGCGATAACaccttttaattttactgCTATTGCTGGTAATTTATTTGGCGCACCCGCCTTAATGGGTAATACTGTTGTTTGGAAGCCATCCCAAGCTGCCGTTTTGAGTAATTACTTGCTATACAATATCATGGAGGA
This window contains:
- the BRL1 gene encoding Brl1p (similar to Saccharomyces cerevisiae YHR036W | BRL1 | BRr6 Like protein); its protein translation is MDDFMNLSLDTDPREYFKECDRINTQLSGFTLPKETDERYGELQDNAMIDSDCYYNYSTRTISQLEYKIDYCNRNSMNNNKKYETFGMHMIKKYLFNKKNSKKGALIFGINLEQENKGVSTTNNNNNNIIINNNINNEANELPGLCLKEEEEEEEEKKDGQEHQLQKEDVTIPKPKPSNKYLQCDGGKTDEDLELLKLDDKEEICGDTYEGKNISHESTKSTKEVGNFLKALVSPTTLGVATARKQLIEEGSDVNLEARQKEEEMKREPSKKLDFNVAIKNYNENNDQNDNNICGVKSISNCFAEQQDSKKACNFSVNNHYYNFFCNGPMPYTQNFPFYSQLIPVSNNDPGSNNNNNNNGNSNDAPTSGSEYHDNSYNYNSHLPQPWSYKSHPQHKFMYIFTSYLQFGLNILTYMSVISILLTVFKSIKSDINNTWNQEILKFNYESMKCELQYIRNKCQDNTAPALQNLCYDWYECMKRDNNIMFKERTQHIAALFGKIFNAIIGELEWKSVLIVIALLYFWIFGTNFFLGFIRAKSYYDNGKGRDDVFYENSTNTKPNNDKNENGDIKNNSTTKLLKN
- the GCN2 gene encoding serine/threonine-protein kinase GCN2 (similar to Saccharomyces cerevisiae YDR283C | GCN2 | General Control Nonderepressible), yielding MDVTGTTSNLSLDEYYAMQKDEIEVIRSIYSTDFKNLTVQKSKWDKNPQIVFEISLRSVRKEPAELSLVLNITLPPTYPNAEPIIKFKELENIVYSQVQKLEKRIHEIYLASKGEQIIYEITLMVQENIDEFQVNANNPQSLEEERFQRLKFEREKFQEEQEKLKAQEEQVKLKEQQLVDELVEKELQRRQFVTYSNHQTMLDSSESSLSSHIHGSTHSDLSVTGNNNDFGYNNLQHTDANHNTVTDNINNDSAVHESPMNGVNSMLVTAHKFNNNYMKKDKSIDLLPPQEWVNSGQAYVFAKTIKGKLPNNVYYRFRAVVNPQSIILTNDVLSFAAQYLVKPFIPPDSPLASSLAVSGMMDNFYYLLTEVSLDNPYFNTSNGKKEISNLEKELESLLRVSHENVYKLYAYTVERTGTNNSNFCWKIRLLTEYGNTNAIGDIISSVGYINLATSRGWLIRLLEGLEALHKNGLIHKYINLETVHLSKDLDFGTTIPKLMHSTYAFILISMLSRYPNKSKSTAYTNIDLISCSWMPPELLEKDAKRSRKTDIWELGVLFVKMISGIDTTLNFPTPSDFFASVEMDSSLEDFLKTMLNDNPKKRCSPLELLPMKFLRTNIDPNIAKFKLLTLPEKSISSTSLIKRQHSNISFVDDVKSIKTGTSRATSQSDRRRSFNIGSRFSSVTSAFKSRYATDFEEIAVLGKGAFGQVVKARNLLDSRYYAIKKVRQTETKLSTILSEVMLLASLNHQYVVRYYAAWLEETAPIAYNETVFDSSSEENSDDADSFSNTDANGRSETTDSYLKLRTGFPSATNSNWDFISNSFQNTSNNISTNTSKNTNDDDDDDDDDVNNNNTLSNNDSFPEIVFENSTDEEDNGEDEEYDSNNDILSTSDSESEDQDIALELDFGDMKKKHMKSTISNYEKSTLYIQMEYCENRTLYDLIHAENLSRQKDEYWRLFRQMLEALSYIHSQGIIHRDLKPMNIFIDESLNIKIGDFGLATNIHKPVELLKLDSIASANGTTSTSTANTNITGDLTSAIGTALYVASEVLTGHGQYNEKIDMYSLGIIFFEMIYPFSTGMERVNVIRRLRSPSIDFPSDFDQHKFKTEKKIIKSLLNHDPNKRPSAKELLKSGWLPVKHQDEIVKEALKNLGDPSSPWQQQVREGLFNQTYSLTTDILFDDTTNTAQSKTTPNFNAILNSQMKKFVENIFQLHGGVETSAPPIIFPKNPIYSNQNVYELLDRGGAVLQLQYDLTYPMARYLSKNASSLSSSSSSVSNSVSKQYRIQHVYRPPLHELASLEPRKFREVDFDIISTNASESPFHDAESMKIIDEIIAKLPVFKKTNTYFVINHAEILENVFNFCSIDRAQRTLVSHLLSQVGFTKTFKEASQELKLQLNLTSTSLNDLELFDFKSDFESTKKKLAKLMSESPYWGKMEESLNHLSKILNFLKQFGVNRHIVISPLSNYNFAFYKNGVMFQAVYDDGRLKQLIATGGRYDSLISLITRPSGGKTKNIKRSVGFNLAWETMFYVVSNYFKLASGRKIKKRSKFLKETELDWKPKRCDVIVASFTNAMLNTFGVVILNELWKAGISADIIRDCFNVDDVVTTAQKDGVEWIVLIKQQQLNSYMGTPHSGHNKRYYKPLRIKKLGNNPIDVDLDLDEFIILFKREELRKNKYLNEILFSGNILGEDGLWNWGPASSSSVASNNLFNASFGSAAARMKNMGFESTKRIMDTGAPISNSSLNYNNGNVMINRYQMHNSKNNADYDDDDYDANGNSNNNGNSIVSNSFTKNLDGNIILGSENTNNTVDNMNNSFLLSNINNNSTSNTNNLHENILDLDTLASHSVSNNVDNIGNNNGMVNVDGAKNGNNNNNNNNNKSLVHDFNRQKVVYIPNMATRSKKNSRKEKWKYEESAREASKQIVQSLASAPIFEVDALREETLEIISITSLQQKDEWLRKVFGSGANSAPRSFATSIYNNLSKEAAKGTRWAILHSNKTGKSCVVDLQR